The Vibrio aphrogenes genomic interval CCGGTATGACGAAAAATAACATGGGACCTTTATGTAAAGGTATTGCGGCGGTTTTATAACTTAAGCTCTAATCCAACCTGAAAAGGTCAGCAATCTACTGCTGACCTTTTTCTTTTTAGGCCACTCTTTTCGTCTATTTCGCTATTTTCTACTTGGCCATTTAATAATCTTGAAATTTTTTATCTTGTTTGCGTTTCTTATAAAGAAGATCCCTTATTCTCACCTTCGATACCGCTAAGGAAAGTCGATGATAAAAAAGCTATTTGTACTCATTGTTGTTGCAGCCATCGTCCTGACATTTTTTATGCTCGATTTGCACCATACCCTCACATTGGAAGGCCTTAAAACCAGATTAGATGAGTTTACGGTTTGGAAAGAAAACTCACCCACCTTAGTTGCAGCTATCTATTTTATTATTTATATCATAGTGACGGCGCTGTCTTTACCGGGTGCGGTGATCTTAACTCTCGCCGGTGGAGCATTATTTGGGCTTGTTACTGGCCTCATTTTGGTATCATTTGCCTCGACCATCGGTGCTACTTTGGCCTTTTTAGTCGCACGATTTTTATTACGAGAAAGTATTGAAGCCAAATTTTCAACTCGTATTGAGGCGATTAACCAAGGAATTGAGCGTGATGGTGCTTTTTATCTGTTTACTTTGAGGTTAGTGCCTATATTTCCCTTTTTCCTGATCAATCTATTAATGGGGTTAACCAAAATAAAAACCCTCACTTTCTATCTGATCAGCCAAGTAGGTATGTTCGCTGGCACTATCGTGTATGTTAACGCCGGTACTCAACTGGCAAAAATTGACAGTTTACAAGGTATCTTATCTCCCAGCTTATTGTTTTCTTTTGCATTATTAGGCATTTTTCCTTTATTGGCCAAAGCCATCCTAAATCGCCTTCAACAACGACGTGTGTATGCCAAATGGAAAAAGCCAACCGCTTTTGATCGTAATATGATTGTGATTGGTGGCGGTGCCGCAGGTCTAGTCAGCAGCTATATTGCTGCAACAGTACGAGCCAAAGTGACCTTAATTGAAACTCATAAGATGGGCGGAGATTGCTTAAACTATGGTTGCGTCCCCAGCAAAGCTCTCATAAAGAGCGCAAAAGTCGCCGAGCAATTTCGTCATGCTGAAAATTATGGACTTGAAAATCATGAAGTAAGCTTCTCATTTAAAAAAGTGATGCAGCGTGTCCATGATGTCGTCAGCCAGGTAGAACCTCATGACAGTATTGAACGTTATACTCAACTCGGCGTGGAGGTTAAAACTGGCTACGCCACGATTATCGACCCTTGGACCGTTGAAATTACCTCTCCAGACGGAAGCTGCGAACGGTTAACTACCCGCAGCATTGTGATCGCAACCGGAGCCCGTCCCTTTGTCCCTAACTTACCAGGCTTAGAAGACGTCGGTTACGTCACCAGTGACACCTTATGGGAAACCTTTGGTAAATTAGAACAGCCACCAAAGCGTTTAGTCGTTTTAGGCGGTGGCCCTATCGGCTGTGAGCTCTCACAAAGTTTTGCACGTTTAGGCTCACAAGTTATTCAAATTGAAATGGCCGAACGACTAATGCTAAGAGAAGACCCCGAAGTTTCGCAGCTTGCTTATCAAGAATTGACTCAAAGTGGTGTGCATATTTTGACTGAGCACAAAGCTTTACGTTGTGAACTCAAAAATGGTCAGAAAATCTTAGTCGCAGAGCATCAACAGCAAGAAATAGAAATACCTTTTGATCAATTACTATGTGCGGTAGGTCGTTCGGCTCGCCTTGAAGGATATGGACTAGAAGCCTTGGGGATTGAAACCAATCGTACAGTACAAACCAATGATTATTTAGAGACTTTATATCCGAATATTTTTGCAGCCGGTGATATTGTCGGCCCATATCAATTCACCCATGTCGCGGCTCACCAAGCCTGGTACGCTGCGGTGAATGCGCTCTTTGGTCAGTTCAAAAAATTCAAAGTCGATTATCGCGTCATTCCTTGGACCACCTTTATCGATCCCGAAGTTGCCCGTGTGGGATTAAATGAAACCGAAGCGACACAACAAGGCATTGAATATGAAGTCACGCGCTTTGAGTTTGCCGAATTGGATCGGGCGATTGCCGAAAGCAACACCAAAGGTTTTATCAAAGTCATCACCCCTAAAGGCAAAGATACCATCTTAGGCGTAACCATTGTGGCACAGCAAGCAGGTGATTTAATTGCGGAATTTGTGCTTGCGATGAAGCATGGACTGGGGCTCAATAAAATTTTAGGCACCATTCATGCTTACCCAACTTGGGCAGAAGGCAATAAATATGCCGCAGGTGAATGGAAAAAAGCCCATGCTCCACAAACCCTTTTAAATTGGCTGGAAAAATACCACCAATGGCGTCGTAATTAATGATAAAGATAATGCGATTAATGCTTTAGATCCAAAGCTGAATTGCCTATAGTTAGGTAAAATTCATATAGCATATCGTGGTTCTAATGGAAGCCGAATTACAAGAAATTCAAAATTTTATCGCCCAGTATCCGCCCTTTGATTCTTTACCTGAAGACAAGCTGGCGTATGTGGCGAATAACACAGAAATCTCTTATTACCGAGAAAATACTCCGATCGTCAAATTTGGCGATCATATTAAAGACTTGTATATGGTTCGCTCTGGCGTCGTCGAAATCTATCGTCGTCGGGGTGAGCTTTACAACCGCCTTGATACCGGGGATATTTTTGGTCAAATGGGATTATTAATGAATGGTAAAGTACGCTTGCCCGCTACTGCCATTGTGGATTCATTAATTTATTGCATTCCAGAAAGTGTATTTCATGAGTTATATGAAAGCGAAGATAGCTTTGCCGATTTTGTTGAAATTGAGAATAATGCCCGCTTAAAACAAGCCATCTCTGACAATAAAAACGCCAATGACCTCACGACCTCAAAAGTCAAAACACTGATCACTCGTGATGCCTTCACCCTTGATAAAAATGAAACCATTCAAAACGCCGCTAAGTTAATGGCTGATGAGAATATTTCAGCGTTACTTATCACCGATGAGTCTATTCACATAGATGAAGAAAACGAAACTCAAGTCATTGGTATCATTACTGACCGTGATTTGTGTACTCGAGTATTGGCCGAAGGGTTAGAGCCGAATCAACCGGTCAGTGAAGTCATGTCTCAAGAGCTGATTTCTCTCGATCATAATGCCTACATCTATGAAGCCATGCTGGCAATGTTAAGATGTAACGTCCATCACTTACCGATTCTAAAAAATAAACAACCAATTGGGATCGTCGAAGTGGCGGATATTATTCGCTATGAATCTCAAAATAGCCTATTACTCGTCAATCAAATCTTCCAACAACAAACCGTCGACGATCTGGTCACTATTTCAGAACAAGTGAAAGATTGTTTTGTACGACTGGTTCATGAAGATGCGAACTCTCACATGATTGGCAGTGCCATGGCCGTAATTGGGCGCAGTTTTAAACAACGTATTATTGAATTGGCAGAAATTGAATATGGTGAGCCACCGATCCCATATTGTTTTCTAGCATTAGGCTCTATGGCCCGTGATGAGCAATTGATTGTCACCGACCAAGATAACGCCATTATTTTAGATAATCGCTATGATGAAAGCCAACACGGTGAATATTTTGCCAATTTAGCCGAATTTGTCTGCCAAGGCTTAGCTCGTTGTGGTTATCACTTATGTACTGGCGATATTATGGCCACTAATCCAATGTGGCGAATGACCCGTACTGAATGGGAAGAATGTTTTGCCGATTGGATAGATAATCCGAATCCTAAAGCATTATTAAACAGTTCTATTTTCTTTGATTTAGATGGGGTTTATGGACGCGTGAAATGGGCAGAAAGCTTAAATGGTTTCATCGTTCGCCGCGCCCGTAGAAACAATAAATTCCTTGCTTGCTTAGCTCGTAACGCAATTAATCGCACCCCACCACTTGGTTTTTTCAAAGGCTTTGTGATGGAAAAAGATGGTCAACATAATAACTCAATCAATTTAAAACGCCGCGGAACCGCCCCTATTGCCGATTTAATTCGTGTACACGCCTTAGCGGTTGGATCTCGGGCACAAAATTCATTCGAGCGATTAGACGATATCATTGAAGCTGGTATCTTACCTAAAGGACGAGCTGAAGATTTACAAGATGCAATGGAATACATCTCCATGGTTCGTATTCGTCACCAAGCTTTGGATGTCGAAAATGAAATTGAGCCGGATAACAATATCGAGCCAGATAACATGTCGGATTTTGAAAGACGCAATTTAAAAGATGCATTCCAAATTCTCAGTAATGCACAAAACTTCTTAAAATATCGTTACCACGGTAACTCTTTCAAAAATGCTCCACCACCAGCGAAAAAAACGGAATCAATCCGTCGTAAGCGTTAAGTCAGGGGGGAAAATGAAACAGAGAAATACGTTGTACGCTCAGTTGGATCCGAAGCAAACTTGGCAGCAATATTTTGCTCAACAAGCCAAATCTGCAAACGATAAGCGTCTACAACAGTTTTACCAAAATGGTGTCATTGATCCAAACACCCCATTATCAGAAGTTGAATTTGTCGCTTTAGACTTTGAAACCACCGGACTTGATGTAGAAAAAGATGGCATTATCAGCATTGGTTTAATCCCCTTCACGCTACAACGAATTTATTGTAATCAAAGTAAACATTGGTTGGTAAAACCACGTAAACCTTTGAATGAAGATTCTGTGGTCATTCATGGTATTACACACAGTGACCTTTCTGATGCCCCAGATCTAAGACGTATCTTAGATGAAGTGCTTGATTCGCTGGCAGGAAAGATTGTCGTGGTACATTACCAATATATAGAAAGACAGTTTTTTAATCGTGCCCTGATGGAAAGGATCAATGAAGGTATTTTATTTCCGATGATTGATACTTTAGCGATTGAATCTGATATCCAACACCGAGCAGTTGGAGGATGGTGGAATAAATTACGTGGCAAGAAACCCGCCTCTGTTCGCTTAGGCACCAGTCGTAGTCGTTATAACTTACCAGCTTACCAACCACACCACGCGTTAGTTGATGCTATTGCAACCGCTGAGCTATTGCAGGCACAAATTCGCCATCACTTTAGCCCAGAAACCGCAGTGAAAGAGCTATGGTTGTGAAAGAGCTATGCCCGTGAAAGGACTATAACTGTCAAAGAACTATGGCTATAACCAATATTTCTAATAAAGCTGACAAATAAAATAGTGGTGAGTAAGCAATAAAATGTAAGTAACCGGAGCTGCGGATAACTAGCAAAGAAAAAGGTTGGCGAGTAAGCCAACCTTTTTTCTTTTGGTTAAACCATTAACAATAATGAATGGATAGATTAACCTTTACTTTCATTCGGCTCAGTTCGCATACCAAGTACCAAGCTGATACACATGACAATCAGAACAAAAACGAAAGGTAATGCTGTTGAAATTGCCGCCGCTTGAAGTGCACCAATGGCATTAGAACCACCAACCCAAAGCAACGCCATCGCCACGGCACCTTCAATAAAGGCCCAGAACATACGTTGTGGTACTGGAGCATCAACCTTACCGCCCGCAGTAATACTATCAATTACTAATGAACCTGAGTCAGATGAACTGATGAAGAACACCAACACAAGACACACCGCCACAATAGAAATCAATTTGCTAAATGGTAATGCATCGAACATTTCAAACATGGCCATTGTGGCATCATTGAAACCTTGTTGCCCTAACATACCCACTTTATGAATCAATTGATCGATACCAACGCCACCAAAAGTACCCATCCATACAATGGTAATAAAGGTTGGGATCAATAATACTGCAATTAAGAACTCACGAACCGTACGGCCACGAGATACACGAGCAATAAACATACCTACAAATGGAGACCAAGACATCCACCAAGCCCAATAGAACACAGTCCAGCCGTGCATCCAATCTTCATCGGCGCGATTGAAAGGGTTAGAAAGTGGAATAATATTCTCAACATAACTCATCAAAGTTTGTGGAATAGTATGTGACACAATAGAGAAGCTCACCGCAATCACAAACACCAACAGAATGAAGGCGACAATCATGTTGATGTTACTTACGAGCTTAACACCACCATCAATACCACGGTAAACCGAAATACCTGCAAGAACGGTAACAGCCGCAATAATAATCAGTTGTAGTCCAACACCATTATCAATGCCAAACACATGACCAATACCACTTGCGGCTTGCTGAGCACCAAAGCCTAACG includes:
- a CDS encoding FAD-dependent oxidoreductase, which produces MIKKLFVLIVVAAIVLTFFMLDLHHTLTLEGLKTRLDEFTVWKENSPTLVAAIYFIIYIIVTALSLPGAVILTLAGGALFGLVTGLILVSFASTIGATLAFLVARFLLRESIEAKFSTRIEAINQGIERDGAFYLFTLRLVPIFPFFLINLLMGLTKIKTLTFYLISQVGMFAGTIVYVNAGTQLAKIDSLQGILSPSLLFSFALLGIFPLLAKAILNRLQQRRVYAKWKKPTAFDRNMIVIGGGAAGLVSSYIAATVRAKVTLIETHKMGGDCLNYGCVPSKALIKSAKVAEQFRHAENYGLENHEVSFSFKKVMQRVHDVVSQVEPHDSIERYTQLGVEVKTGYATIIDPWTVEITSPDGSCERLTTRSIVIATGARPFVPNLPGLEDVGYVTSDTLWETFGKLEQPPKRLVVLGGGPIGCELSQSFARLGSQVIQIEMAERLMLREDPEVSQLAYQELTQSGVHILTEHKALRCELKNGQKILVAEHQQQEIEIPFDQLLCAVGRSARLEGYGLEALGIETNRTVQTNDYLETLYPNIFAAGDIVGPYQFTHVAAHQAWYAAVNALFGQFKKFKVDYRVIPWTTFIDPEVARVGLNETEATQQGIEYEVTRFEFAELDRAIAESNTKGFIKVITPKGKDTILGVTIVAQQAGDLIAEFVLAMKHGLGLNKILGTIHAYPTWAEGNKYAAGEWKKAHAPQTLLNWLEKYHQWRRN
- a CDS encoding putative nucleotidyltransferase substrate binding domain-containing protein, which codes for MEAELQEIQNFIAQYPPFDSLPEDKLAYVANNTEISYYRENTPIVKFGDHIKDLYMVRSGVVEIYRRRGELYNRLDTGDIFGQMGLLMNGKVRLPATAIVDSLIYCIPESVFHELYESEDSFADFVEIENNARLKQAISDNKNANDLTTSKVKTLITRDAFTLDKNETIQNAAKLMADENISALLITDESIHIDEENETQVIGIITDRDLCTRVLAEGLEPNQPVSEVMSQELISLDHNAYIYEAMLAMLRCNVHHLPILKNKQPIGIVEVADIIRYESQNSLLLVNQIFQQQTVDDLVTISEQVKDCFVRLVHEDANSHMIGSAMAVIGRSFKQRIIELAEIEYGEPPIPYCFLALGSMARDEQLIVTDQDNAIILDNRYDESQHGEYFANLAEFVCQGLARCGYHLCTGDIMATNPMWRMTRTEWEECFADWIDNPNPKALLNSSIFFDLDGVYGRVKWAESLNGFIVRRARRNNKFLACLARNAINRTPPLGFFKGFVMEKDGQHNNSINLKRRGTAPIADLIRVHALAVGSRAQNSFERLDDIIEAGILPKGRAEDLQDAMEYISMVRIRHQALDVENEIEPDNNIEPDNMSDFERRNLKDAFQILSNAQNFLKYRYHGNSFKNAPPPAKKTESIRRKR
- a CDS encoding 3'-5' exonuclease, producing the protein MKQRNTLYAQLDPKQTWQQYFAQQAKSANDKRLQQFYQNGVIDPNTPLSEVEFVALDFETTGLDVEKDGIISIGLIPFTLQRIYCNQSKHWLVKPRKPLNEDSVVIHGITHSDLSDAPDLRRILDEVLDSLAGKIVVVHYQYIERQFFNRALMERINEGILFPMIDTLAIESDIQHRAVGGWWNKLRGKKPASVRLGTSRSRYNLPAYQPHHALVDAIATAELLQAQIRHHFSPETAVKELWL
- a CDS encoding BCCT family transporter gives rise to the protein MTKGIDKYSIDSTDYTVGQDNVQKWGFDVHNVVFVTSAGLTILFLLAVLILDPVTAKSALDGVKNSIINNFDSLFILAGNFFVIFCLFMIVSPFGKIRLGGEGAEAEHSYLSWLAMLFAAGMGIGLMFWSVAEPAAYFTDWYGTPLNVAPNTPEAQNVALGATMYHWGLHPWAIYAVVALSLAFFTYNKGLPLSIRSVFYPILGDRAWGWAGHIIDILAVLATLFGLATSLGFGAQQAASGIGHVFGIDNGVGLQLIIIAAVTVLAGISVYRGIDGGVKLVSNINMIVAFILLVFVIAVSFSIVSHTIPQTLMSYVENIIPLSNPFNRADEDWMHGWTVFYWAWWMSWSPFVGMFIARVSRGRTVREFLIAVLLIPTFITIVWMGTFGGVGIDQLIHKVGMLGQQGFNDATMAMFEMFDALPFSKLISIVAVCLVLVFFISSSDSGSLVIDSITAGGKVDAPVPQRMFWAFIEGAVAMALLWVGGSNAIGALQAAAISTALPFVFVLIVMCISLVLGMRTEPNESKG